A region from the Lytechinus variegatus isolate NC3 chromosome 6, Lvar_3.0, whole genome shotgun sequence genome encodes:
- the LOC121417437 gene encoding uncharacterized protein LOC121417437 — protein MSEYVSRHVIRSCKCTQCSLALHRNAPNSLHLTGIGSFTERKDRGGLVKPRTDVYEIIKCTDKILSLFMRSHFSLFIRKNRNTLCANSNPMKVSKDVLHGIQQNVIESVRHKVFRDLEQHFYDQYLEDEDDHCVQLIKHISSLYIKTITHHHGRLFTRRYVNNNQPSRRHKLTKTIVFLGQ, from the exons ATGTCTGAATATGTTTCGCGTCATGTCATCAGAAGCTGCAAGTGCACCCAGTGTTCCCTTGCACTCCATCGAAATGCCCCCAATTCTTTGCATCTGACTGGTATTGGCTCCTTCACTGAGAGGAAAGACAGAGGGGGCTTAGTCAAGCCAAGGACAGATGTATATGAAATCATCAAGTGTACAGATAAAATTCTGAG TTTGTTTATGCGTtcacatttttctctctttatcagGAAAAATAG AAACACATTGTGCGCCAACTCCAACCCAATGAAAGTGTCTAAAGATGTCCTACACGGCATTCAACAAAATGTAATCGAATCAGTAAGGCATAAGGTGTTTAGGGACTTGGAGCAACATTTTTATGATCAATATTTAGAAGATGAAGATGACCATTGTGTACAGCTCATTAAGCATATCAGTTCGTTGTACATTAAGACTATTACCCATCATCACGGCAGGCTGTTCACTCGTCGTTATGTTAATAACAATCAGCCATCAAGAAGACATAAATTAACTAAGACAATTGTGTTCCTAGGTCAGTAA